One Flavobacterium sp. 90 DNA segment encodes these proteins:
- a CDS encoding carboxymuconolactone decarboxylase family protein: protein MSDIIQEFNDYRSKMNEKLLADNNKIVKRIFNLDTNAYAPGALDVKTKELLGLVASAVLRCDDCVKYHLETSHKEGVTKEEMMEAMGIATLVGGTIVIPHLRRAYEFWEALEEEAAN, encoded by the coding sequence ATGTCTGATATCATACAAGAATTTAACGACTATCGTTCTAAAATGAACGAAAAATTATTAGCTGACAATAACAAAATTGTTAAGCGAATTTTTAATCTTGACACCAATGCTTATGCTCCCGGAGCTCTTGATGTAAAGACAAAAGAACTTTTAGGATTAGTAGCTTCGGCGGTTTTACGTTGTGATGATTGTGTAAAATATCACTTAGAAACCAGCCATAAAGAAGGAGTTACAAAAGAAGAAATGATGGAAGCAATGGGAATCGCAACTTTGGTTGGAGGAACAATTGTAATTCCGCATTTAAGAAGAGCTTACGAATTTTGGGAAGCTTTGGAAGAAGAAGCTGCTAATTAG
- a CDS encoding quinone oxidoreductase, whose amino-acid sequence MKALTFSSFGDSDVLEYIEIPNPQLKKDEILVEMKAIGLNFADVYRRKGNYHLKGNPPFIAGYEGAGIVVDANNHPEYKIGDRVAFADVPFANAEFVAVNTNHVLPLPEAISFETAASILLQGLTAHYLATDSHKTQKGETVLIHAVAGGVGQFLTQISKLLGANVIGLTSSSDKAKVALEQGADHVFLYNEDWKSDIFKTIPKGVDVVYDSIGSTLTESFEVTKECGQVVFFGMAGGDPEPVNPRMLMDTSKTLTGGDLWSYLNSKEERIKRANQLFSWIIEGKITLSTPTSFKLSEGKLAHDYLESRKSTGKIILIP is encoded by the coding sequence ATGAAAGCACTTACCTTCTCCTCTTTCGGAGATTCTGATGTTTTAGAATATATCGAAATTCCGAATCCGCAATTAAAAAAAGATGAAATTCTAGTCGAAATGAAAGCCATCGGATTAAATTTTGCCGATGTTTACAGACGAAAAGGAAACTATCATTTAAAAGGAAATCCTCCTTTTATTGCTGGTTACGAAGGTGCCGGAATTGTTGTTGATGCAAATAATCATCCAGAATATAAAATTGGAGATCGCGTGGCTTTCGCCGATGTTCCTTTTGCAAATGCTGAGTTTGTTGCCGTTAATACAAATCACGTTCTTCCTTTGCCCGAAGCTATTTCTTTTGAAACTGCTGCTTCTATTTTACTGCAAGGTTTAACCGCACATTATTTAGCGACAGACAGCCATAAAACTCAAAAAGGCGAAACCGTTTTAATTCACGCTGTTGCTGGCGGAGTTGGTCAGTTTCTAACACAAATCAGCAAACTTCTTGGAGCAAATGTTATTGGCTTAACCTCTTCTTCAGACAAAGCAAAAGTTGCACTTGAACAAGGTGCAGATCATGTTTTTCTATACAATGAAGATTGGAAATCGGATATTTTTAAAACGATTCCAAAAGGCGTCGATGTAGTTTACGACAGCATCGGAAGCACTTTAACAGAAAGTTTCGAAGTCACAAAAGAATGCGGACAAGTTGTTTTCTTCGGAATGGCAGGCGGAGATCCTGAACCTGTAAATCCAAGAATGTTAATGGACACTTCAAAAACATTAACCGGCGGAGATTTATGGAGTTATTTAAACTCAAAGGAAGAAAGAATCAAAAGAGCCAATCAATTATTCTCTTGGATTATCGAAGGAAAAATTACACTTTCAACACCAACATCTTTCAAATTATCCGAAGGAAAACTAGCGCACGATTATTTAGAAAGCCGAAAAAGCACAGGAAAAATAATTTTAATTCCTTAA
- a CDS encoding aminopeptidase P N-terminal domain-containing protein: MKQLFLFFVFLITLNQIHSQENLPTDYLSKEFHKGRREAFRNLMPANSVAVIFSYPERVFSKDINYNFHQNPDLYYLTGYKEPDAVLLIFKETQGTDQTYNEVFFIRERNAGKEMWTGRRLGVEGAKSQLGISTAYNGKDFKDFAIDFKKFDKIIYDNIPVDIRNNTTGFDLFGLIQSFKTKAEITKEDPASLELFRSITSTLREIKTPEEMELMRKTVKLSCVAHNEVMKAIGPNMSENEADGIHAYIHRRYGAEGEGYPPIVGAGANGCILHYGDNNSTKIDNQLLLMDVGSEYHGYSADVTRTIPANGKFTEEQKAIYQLVYDAQEAVFKICKEGTPLVDLNNTAKEVLANGLIKLGIITDPKDVKLYYPHSCSHFLGLDVHDKGNFSGPKSGLKENMVITVEPGIYIPANSKCDKKWWNIGVRIEDDIAIKKDSYENLSADSPRKWQDIEKLAAQKSTFNEMKFPKI; this comes from the coding sequence ATGAAACAATTATTTCTATTCTTTGTTTTCTTAATTACTCTTAATCAAATTCATTCACAAGAAAATCTGCCAACAGATTATCTTTCAAAAGAATTTCACAAAGGTCGCAGAGAAGCATTCAGAAATCTGATGCCAGCCAATTCTGTTGCGGTAATTTTTTCTTATCCAGAGCGAGTTTTTTCAAAAGACATTAACTATAATTTCCACCAAAATCCTGATCTTTATTATCTAACAGGATATAAAGAACCAGACGCTGTTTTATTAATTTTCAAAGAAACTCAAGGAACAGATCAAACCTACAATGAAGTATTTTTTATAAGAGAAAGAAATGCCGGAAAAGAAATGTGGACAGGAAGACGACTTGGCGTTGAAGGCGCAAAATCTCAATTAGGAATTTCAACTGCTTACAACGGAAAAGATTTTAAAGATTTTGCAATTGATTTCAAAAAATTCGATAAAATAATCTACGACAACATTCCTGTCGATATTAGAAACAACACAACAGGTTTTGATCTTTTTGGATTAATTCAAAGCTTCAAAACCAAAGCCGAAATAACAAAAGAAGATCCAGCTTCTTTAGAGCTTTTCAGATCGATTACTTCTACACTTAGAGAAATAAAAACTCCGGAGGAAATGGAATTAATGCGCAAAACCGTTAAACTTTCCTGTGTCGCTCACAACGAAGTTATGAAAGCCATCGGACCAAATATGAGCGAAAATGAAGCTGACGGAATTCACGCCTATATTCATCGTAGATATGGTGCCGAAGGCGAAGGTTATCCACCAATTGTTGGCGCCGGAGCAAACGGATGTATTTTACATTATGGCGATAACAACAGCACAAAAATCGACAATCAACTACTATTAATGGATGTTGGATCTGAATATCACGGTTATTCAGCGGATGTTACAAGAACAATTCCGGCAAACGGAAAATTCACCGAAGAGCAAAAAGCCATTTATCAATTAGTTTATGATGCTCAGGAAGCTGTTTTTAAAATCTGTAAAGAAGGAACGCCACTTGTAGATTTGAATAATACTGCAAAAGAAGTTCTGGCGAATGGTTTAATAAAATTAGGAATCATCACAGATCCAAAAGACGTAAAACTATATTATCCGCACAGTTGTTCTCACTTTCTAGGATTAGATGTTCATGATAAGGGAAATTTTAGCGGTCCAAAAAGTGGTCTTAAAGAAAATATGGTTATAACTGTTGAGCCGGGAATTTACATTCCTGCAAATAGTAAATGCGATAAAAAATGGTGGAACATTGGCGTTCGTATCGAAGATGATATTGCAATCAAAAAAGATTCTTACGAAAATTTATCTGCTGATTCTCCGAGAAAATGGCAGGATATTGAGAAACTTGCAGCTCAAAAAAGCACATTCAACGAAATGAAATTCCCAAAAATATAA
- the tatC gene encoding twin-arginine translocase subunit TatC: MAKKNLGEMSFLDHLEELRWLLVRSTIAICIMGFFTYFVSDYLFDQIILGPIRPSFFTYRWFCDLSHQLGFADSICITELNFIIQNTEMEGQVNIFVWMCLLAGFILSFPYILWEIWKFISPALYEKERKNAKVFIFVSSLLFFLGVLFGYYVVIPMSVNFVATFSVSDVVKNQFTLDSYMGMVKTSILGSAVFFELPIAIYFLTKLGLVTPTFLRKYWKYAVVIILVIAAIVTPPDVVSQTIVAIPMLLIYEVSILISKVVYRNKMKENV, translated from the coding sequence ATGGCAAAAAAAAACCTTGGCGAGATGTCATTTTTAGACCATCTTGAAGAATTAAGATGGTTACTAGTTAGGAGTACAATAGCAATTTGCATCATGGGATTTTTCACTTATTTCGTAAGTGATTATCTGTTTGATCAAATTATTTTAGGACCAATAAGACCCTCATTTTTTACTTATCGATGGTTTTGTGATTTATCACATCAATTAGGATTTGCTGATAGTATTTGTATTACTGAGCTGAATTTTATTATTCAGAATACAGAAATGGAAGGTCAGGTAAACATATTCGTTTGGATGTGTCTTTTAGCCGGATTCATCTTAAGTTTCCCTTATATTTTATGGGAAATCTGGAAATTTATCAGCCCGGCATTATATGAGAAAGAGCGTAAAAATGCGAAAGTATTTATCTTCGTTTCCTCTTTACTTTTCTTCTTGGGAGTATTGTTTGGTTATTATGTTGTAATTCCAATGTCGGTAAATTTCGTTGCCACTTTCTCTGTAAGTGATGTGGTAAAAAATCAATTTACACTTGATTCTTATATGGGAATGGTAAAAACAAGTATTCTTGGAAGTGCTGTGTTTTTTGAATTACCAATTGCAATTTATTTCTTAACTAAATTAGGATTAGTAACACCCACTTTCTTAAGAAAATATTGGAAATATGCCGTAGTAATTATCTTGGTTATCGCTGCAATTGTAACTCCTCCAGATGTAGTAAGTCAAACTATTGTTGCAATACCAATGTTACTTATCTACGAAGTGAGTATTCTGATTTCGAAGGTTGTTTATAGAAATAAAATGAAAGAAAATGTCTGA
- the msrA gene encoding peptide-methionine (S)-S-oxide reductase MsrA, with product MKNTILICLFALSLHGFAQNKKAPNLETITLGGGCYWCVEAVYENLDGVKSVVSGFSGGKVANPSYEEVCTGTTGHAEVVQITFDKNVTDINEIFKVFFTVHDPTTLNRQGADVGTQYRSVIFYKNEEQKKAAQGIIADLNKAKVYDSPIVTKVEPFKAFYKAEDYHQNYYANNKNQPYCKMVIQPKIEKFEKVFKDKLKKK from the coding sequence ATGAAAAATACCATATTAATTTGCCTTTTTGCCTTATCCTTACATGGATTTGCGCAAAATAAAAAAGCTCCAAACCTTGAAACAATTACTCTTGGCGGAGGATGTTATTGGTGCGTAGAAGCTGTCTATGAAAATCTTGACGGAGTAAAATCTGTTGTTTCAGGATTTTCCGGAGGAAAAGTAGCCAACCCAAGTTATGAAGAAGTTTGCACGGGAACAACTGGTCATGCCGAAGTGGTACAAATTACCTTCGATAAAAACGTAACTGATATTAATGAAATCTTCAAAGTTTTTTTCACCGTTCATGATCCAACAACTTTAAACCGACAAGGTGCAGATGTTGGAACGCAATATCGTTCTGTGATTTTTTATAAAAATGAAGAGCAAAAAAAGGCCGCGCAAGGTATTATCGCAGATCTTAACAAAGCAAAAGTTTACGATAGTCCAATTGTAACGAAAGTAGAACCTTTTAAAGCTTTCTATAAAGCCGAAGATTATCATCAGAATTATTATGCAAACAATAAAAACCAACCGTATTGCAAAATGGTAATTCAGCCTAAAATCGAGAAATTCGAAAAGGTTTTTAAAGACAAATTAAAAAAGAAATAA
- the idi gene encoding isopentenyl-diphosphate Delta-isomerase, translating into MIEENVILVNQNDEQIGLMPKLEAHEKALLHRAFSVFILNSKNEIMLQQRAHQKYHSPLLWTNTCCSHQREGETNIEAGSRRLFEEMGFKAELKELFHFIYKAPFDNGLTEHELDHVMIGYYNENPDINFEEVEAWKWMKIEDVKSDIEKQPEIYTVWFKIIFDEFYHYLEDHKI; encoded by the coding sequence ATGATAGAAGAAAACGTAATACTAGTTAATCAAAATGATGAGCAAATTGGCTTAATGCCAAAATTAGAAGCACATGAAAAAGCATTATTGCATCGTGCTTTTTCGGTTTTTATTTTAAATAGTAAAAACGAGATTATGCTACAACAGCGTGCTCATCAAAAATACCACTCACCTTTACTCTGGACCAATACTTGCTGTAGTCATCAGCGTGAAGGCGAAACGAATATTGAAGCAGGAAGCAGACGATTGTTTGAAGAAATGGGTTTTAAAGCAGAATTGAAAGAACTATTTCATTTCATTTACAAAGCTCCTTTTGATAATGGTCTTACAGAACATGAATTAGATCATGTTATGATTGGATATTATAATGAGAATCCAGATATAAACTTCGAAGAAGTCGAAGCTTGGAAATGGATGAAGATTGAAGACGTAAAAAGTGATATTGAAAAACAACCCGAAATTTATACCGTTTGGTTCAAAATAATATTTGATGAATTTTATCATTATTTAGAAGACCATAAAATATAA
- a CDS encoding FAD-dependent protein, translating into MPRELLLQVTPEIAANELLLKDYLSKQIKVSPKEIQHVSILKRSIDARQKAIKINLKVVIYLQGELFQETKIELPIYKDVSSAQEVIVVGAGPAGLFAALQLIELGLKPIVIERGKDVRGRRRDLKAINVEHIVNEDSNYCFGEGGAGTYSDGKLYTRSKKRGDVTRILELLVAFGASEDILVEAHPHIGTNKLPKIIEDIRNKIREFGGQVLFDTRVTDILVKNNEVEGIVTQTGDKILANKLILATGHSARDIFELLDKKKIFIEAKPFALGVRAEHSQQLIDSIQYSCDYRGEHLPPAPYSIVKQVNGRGMYSFCMCPGGVIAPCATSPGEVVTNGWSPSKRDQVTANSGIVIELKLEDFKPFAKFGALAGMEFQKSIEQKAWHLAGETQKVPAQRMVDFTQNKVSADIPKTSYVPGTTSVEMGQVFPGFLSQILREGFKEFGKSMRGYLTNEAILHAPESRTSSPVRIPRDPITYEHLQIKGLYPCGEGAGYAGGIISAAIDGEKCALMIAETLK; encoded by the coding sequence ATGCCAAGAGAACTTTTACTTCAGGTAACTCCAGAAATTGCTGCAAACGAATTGTTGCTTAAAGACTATTTGTCTAAACAAATAAAGGTTTCTCCTAAGGAAATTCAACATGTTTCTATTTTAAAACGATCAATTGATGCGCGTCAAAAAGCGATCAAAATCAATTTGAAAGTGGTTATCTATTTACAAGGAGAGCTGTTTCAGGAAACTAAAATTGAGCTACCTATATATAAGGATGTTTCATCAGCGCAAGAAGTGATTGTAGTTGGAGCAGGTCCGGCTGGACTTTTTGCAGCTTTGCAATTAATCGAATTAGGCTTAAAGCCAATTGTAATTGAACGCGGAAAAGATGTTCGCGGTCGCCGACGTGATTTAAAAGCTATTAACGTAGAACATATCGTAAACGAAGATTCTAATTACTGCTTTGGCGAAGGTGGAGCCGGAACTTATTCTGATGGGAAATTATATACGCGTTCTAAAAAACGTGGTGATGTAACCAGAATCCTGGAGCTTTTAGTTGCATTTGGAGCTTCTGAAGATATTTTGGTAGAGGCGCATCCACATATTGGAACTAATAAATTACCGAAAATCATCGAAGATATCCGAAATAAAATCAGAGAGTTTGGAGGTCAGGTTTTATTTGATACTCGAGTTACAGATATCTTAGTGAAGAATAATGAAGTCGAAGGAATTGTAACGCAAACGGGCGATAAAATTCTGGCTAATAAATTGATTTTAGCAACTGGACATTCGGCACGTGATATTTTTGAATTATTAGATAAAAAGAAAATATTTATCGAAGCAAAACCTTTTGCTTTAGGAGTTCGTGCAGAACATTCGCAACAATTAATCGATAGCATTCAATACAGTTGTGATTATCGTGGTGAACATTTGCCACCGGCGCCATATTCAATTGTGAAGCAAGTAAATGGTCGCGGAATGTATTCGTTTTGTATGTGTCCGGGTGGTGTAATTGCGCCTTGTGCCACAAGTCCGGGCGAAGTGGTTACAAATGGTTGGTCGCCATCTAAACGTGATCAGGTTACGGCAAATTCAGGAATTGTAATCGAGTTGAAATTGGAGGACTTCAAACCTTTTGCAAAATTTGGAGCTTTGGCAGGGATGGAATTCCAAAAAAGTATCGAACAAAAAGCATGGCATTTGGCTGGTGAAACTCAAAAAGTTCCGGCACAACGAATGGTTGATTTTACTCAAAATAAAGTTTCGGCTGATATTCCTAAAACTTCTTATGTTCCCGGAACGACTTCGGTAGAAATGGGACAGGTTTTTCCGGGTTTCTTATCGCAAATTCTGCGTGAAGGATTTAAAGAATTCGGAAAATCTATGCGTGGTTATTTGACCAATGAAGCAATTTTGCACGCTCCGGAAAGCAGAACTTCATCTCCGGTTCGTATTCCGAGAGATCCAATAACTTATGAGCATTTGCAAATAAAAGGTTTGTATCCGTGTGGAGAAGGTGCAGGTTATGCAGGCGGAATTATATCTGCAGCAATCGATGGTGAAAAATGCGCTTTGATGATTGCAGAGACTTTAAAATAG
- a CDS encoding KpsF/GutQ family sugar-phosphate isomerase, which translates to MITKENILAIAKKTILSESEAITKLIDFLDENFYEATQRIYETKGRLIVTGIGKSAIIAQKMVATFNSTGTPSMFLHASEAIHGDLGMIQKEDIIICISKSGNSPEIKVLVPLLKRFGNILIAITGNITSALAKGSDYVLNTTVDMEACPINLAPTNSTTAQLVMGDALAVCLMEMRDFKPEDFAVYHPGGALGKKLLLRVKDMIEHSLKPQVSPETSVKKVIFEISEKRLGVTAVIENDKIIGIITDGDIRRMLNDVDTIADLTAKDIMSKNPKFVSSETMAVDALNILEDFSITQLIVSDNGEYKGVLHLHDILKEGIV; encoded by the coding sequence TTGATCACAAAAGAAAATATATTGGCTATCGCCAAAAAAACCATACTCTCTGAAAGTGAAGCAATTACAAAGTTAATTGATTTTTTGGACGAAAATTTTTACGAAGCAACACAACGTATTTACGAAACCAAAGGCCGATTGATCGTTACAGGCATTGGAAAAAGCGCGATTATTGCTCAAAAAATGGTTGCTACTTTTAATTCAACAGGAACACCTTCTATGTTTCTACATGCTTCAGAAGCAATTCACGGAGATTTGGGAATGATTCAAAAAGAAGATATTATTATTTGTATTTCAAAAAGCGGTAATAGTCCTGAAATAAAAGTTTTAGTACCTTTATTAAAACGTTTTGGAAATATTTTAATTGCGATTACCGGAAATATCACTTCGGCTTTAGCCAAAGGTTCTGATTATGTTTTGAACACAACAGTTGATATGGAAGCTTGCCCAATAAATTTAGCACCAACAAACAGTACTACGGCACAACTTGTAATGGGTGACGCTCTTGCAGTTTGTTTAATGGAAATGCGAGATTTTAAACCTGAAGATTTTGCCGTTTATCATCCTGGCGGGGCTTTAGGAAAAAAACTATTGCTTCGTGTAAAAGATATGATCGAACATTCATTAAAACCTCAAGTTTCTCCGGAAACTTCGGTTAAAAAGGTAATTTTTGAAATCTCAGAAAAAAGATTAGGCGTAACAGCCGTTATTGAAAATGATAAAATTATCGGAATTATTACTGACGGAGACATCCGAAGAATGCTAAATGACGTAGATACTATTGCAGATTTAACCGCAAAAGATATTATGTCGAAAAACCCTAAATTTGTTTCTTCAGAAACTATGGCGGTTGACGCCTTAAATATTTTAGAAGATTTTTCAATAACACAACTGATTGTCTCAGACAACGGCGAGTACAAAGGAGTATTACATTTACATGACATTTTAAAAGAAGGAATCGTATAA
- a CDS encoding 6-carboxytetrahydropterin synthase gives MKVTISRKAHFNAAHRLHRKDWTFEKNNAVFGKCNNPNFHGHNYGLTVSVTGKIDPETGFVLDVKVLADIIHEEVEIPFDHKNLNLDVPEFQDLNPTAENIAVVIWNKIRKRIQPDFDLEIVLNETDRNFVTYKGE, from the coding sequence ATGAAAGTAACCATATCAAGAAAAGCACATTTTAATGCTGCACATCGATTGCATAGAAAAGACTGGACATTTGAAAAAAATAATGCTGTTTTTGGAAAATGCAACAATCCTAATTTTCATGGTCATAATTATGGTTTAACAGTAAGTGTTACAGGAAAAATTGACCCGGAAACTGGTTTTGTTTTAGATGTGAAAGTATTAGCGGATATTATACACGAAGAAGTAGAAATACCGTTTGATCACAAAAACCTGAATCTGGATGTTCCGGAATTCCAGGATTTGAATCCAACTGCAGAAAATATTGCAGTTGTGATATGGAATAAAATTAGAAAAAGAATTCAGCCTGATTTTGACCTAGAAATCGTTCTGAATGAAACGGACCGCAATTTTGTAACTTATAAAGGAGAATAA
- the msrB gene encoding peptide-methionine (R)-S-oxide reductase MsrB — protein sequence MKTKTQIFSLCFLIPLFILQACGQSAKKQNTKTVVMENKISKPGNPYYSNTDTTKLNVSNAEWKKVLPDDVYAVMREADTERPFTGKYWKTDEKGTYYCASCGNLLFRSGAKFASSCGWPSFFEQDNKKSVVYKNDNSLGMERTEALCGRCGGHLGHLFDDGPPPTGKRYCMNSIALDFIPDNK from the coding sequence ATGAAAACAAAAACTCAAATCTTCAGCCTTTGCTTTTTAATTCCGCTTTTTATCTTACAGGCATGTGGACAAAGCGCAAAAAAACAAAATACAAAAACAGTGGTCATGGAAAACAAAATCTCTAAACCCGGAAATCCTTATTATTCGAATACAGATACCACAAAACTAAATGTGAGTAACGCCGAATGGAAGAAAGTACTTCCGGATGATGTTTACGCCGTAATGCGCGAAGCTGACACCGAAAGACCTTTTACAGGAAAATATTGGAAAACTGATGAAAAAGGAACCTATTACTGCGCTTCCTGCGGAAATTTACTTTTTAGATCCGGTGCCAAATTTGCCAGCAGTTGCGGATGGCCAAGCTTTTTTGAACAGGACAACAAAAAAAGTGTGGTTTACAAAAACGATAATTCACTTGGAATGGAAAGAACAGAAGCCCTTTGTGGTCGTTGTGGCGGACATTTAGGACATTTATTCGATGATGGACCTCCTCCAACCGGAAAACGTTATTGCATGAATTCGATTGCATTAGATTTTATTCCTGATAACAAATAA
- the recQ gene encoding DNA helicase RecQ: MNSNEIEIHKELKKYFGFSQFKGLQEQVITSILDKKNTFVIMPTGGGKSLCYQLPALIQDGTAIVVSPLIALMKNQVDAIRSLSSENGIAHVLNSSLTKTEIAQVKKDITSGLTKLLYVAPESLTKEEYVAFLQSVPISFVAIDEAHCISEWGHDFRPEYRNLKNIIKQLGKVPIIGLTATATPKVQEDILKNLDMSDANTFKASFNRPNLYYEVRTKTKNIESDIIRFIKQHKGKSGIIYCLSRKKVESIAEVLQVNGISAVPYHAGLDAKTRAKHQDMFLMEDVDVVVATIAFGMGIDKPDVRFVIHHDIPKSLESYYQETGRAGRDGGEGHCLAYYSYKDVEKLEKFMSGKPVAEQEIGFALLQEVVAYAETSMSRRKFLLHYFGEEFDSETGEGADMDDNVRNPKTRIEAQEQVVKLLEIVRDTKHIYKSKEIVFTLIGRINAVIKAHKTDTQSFFGSGSDHDEKYWMALLRQVLVAGYLSKDIETYGVVKITKEGLNFIKKPESFMMSEDHEYNETEDEAIVTASKSSGTADEVLMGMLRELRKKVAKKLGVPPFVVFQDPSLEDMALKYPMTLTELYNIHGVGEGKAKKYGGEFVALISRYVEDNDIIRPDDLVVKSTGVNSANKLYIIQNIDRKLSLNDIASAKGLSMDALIKEMEQIVYSGTKLNIKYWVDDMLDDDQQEEIHDYFMESESDKIEDALKEFDGDYDIDELRLMRIKFISEVAN; this comes from the coding sequence ATGAATTCAAACGAAATTGAAATACACAAGGAATTAAAGAAGTATTTCGGCTTTAGCCAATTTAAGGGCTTGCAGGAGCAAGTCATTACGAGTATTTTAGATAAAAAGAATACTTTTGTAATTATGCCAACAGGCGGTGGAAAGTCTCTTTGTTATCAATTACCCGCTTTAATTCAGGACGGAACAGCAATCGTTGTCTCTCCTTTAATTGCTTTGATGAAAAATCAGGTTGATGCGATTCGAAGCCTTTCTTCAGAAAACGGAATTGCGCATGTGCTAAATTCCTCGCTTACCAAAACAGAAATTGCACAAGTAAAAAAAGACATCACTTCTGGTTTAACCAAACTTTTGTATGTCGCTCCGGAATCGTTGACCAAAGAAGAATATGTGGCTTTTTTGCAAAGCGTGCCAATTTCATTTGTTGCGATTGATGAAGCACATTGTATTTCAGAATGGGGGCATGATTTTAGGCCTGAATATCGAAATCTGAAAAATATAATTAAACAATTAGGTAAAGTGCCAATTATTGGACTTACCGCAACAGCCACCCCAAAAGTTCAGGAGGATATTCTGAAAAACCTTGATATGTCTGATGCAAATACTTTTAAAGCATCATTCAACAGACCGAACTTGTACTACGAAGTTCGCACAAAAACTAAAAATATTGAGTCGGATATTATTCGATTTATCAAACAACATAAAGGCAAATCCGGTATTATTTACTGTTTAAGCCGTAAAAAAGTAGAATCGATTGCCGAAGTTTTACAAGTTAACGGAATCAGCGCCGTTCCTTACCACGCAGGTTTAGATGCTAAAACCCGCGCTAAACATCAGGATATGTTCCTGATGGAAGACGTAGATGTGGTTGTGGCAACAATCGCTTTCGGAATGGGAATTGACAAACCAGACGTTCGTTTTGTAATTCATCATGATATTCCAAAATCACTAGAAAGCTATTATCAGGAAACTGGTCGTGCGGGACGTGATGGAGGCGAAGGACATTGTCTGGCTTACTACTCCTATAAAGATGTAGAAAAGTTAGAGAAATTTATGTCCGGAAAACCAGTTGCTGAACAGGAAATTGGTTTTGCTTTATTGCAGGAAGTTGTGGCTTACGCCGAAACCTCAATGTCGCGTAGAAAATTCTTATTGCACTATTTTGGTGAAGAATTCGATAGCGAAACAGGCGAAGGTGCAGATATGGACGACAATGTTCGTAATCCTAAAACCAGAATTGAAGCTCAGGAACAAGTTGTTAAATTGTTGGAAATTGTTCGTGATACCAAACATATTTATAAATCAAAAGAAATTGTGTTTACATTAATTGGTCGCATAAATGCGGTAATTAAAGCACATAAAACAGATACGCAATCCTTTTTTGGATCAGGTTCAGATCATGACGAGAAATATTGGATGGCTTTACTTCGACAAGTTTTAGTTGCAGGTTATTTGTCTAAAGATATTGAGACTTATGGAGTAGTGAAAATCACCAAAGAAGGTTTGAATTTCATTAAAAAACCAGAATCATTTATGATGTCTGAAGATCATGAATACAATGAAACTGAAGATGAAGCAATCGTAACAGCATCAAAATCATCCGGAACTGCCGATGAAGTTTTAATGGGAATGTTACGAGAACTCCGTAAAAAAGTAGCCAAAAAACTTGGCGTTCCTCCTTTTGTTGTTTTTCAGGATCCTTCACTTGAAGATATGGCTTTAAAATATCCAATGACTTTAACAGAGTTATACAATATTCACGGTGTCGGAGAAGGAAAAGCTAAGAAATACGGAGGAGAATTTGTTGCACTAATCAGTCGTTATGTAGAAGATAATGATATTATTCGTCCAGACGATCTTGTGGTGAAATCTACAGGAGTAAATTCTGCGAATAAATTATATATCATTCAAAATATAGATCGAAAATTATCTTTGAACGATATTGCTTCTGCCAAAGGATTATCTATGGATGCCTTGATCAAAGAAATGGAACAAATCGTTTACTCGGGCACAAAACTGAATATCAAATATTGGGTTGATGATATGCTTGATGATGATCAACAAGAAGAAATTCACGATTATTTCATGGAATCAGAATCAGATAAAATCGAAGACGCACTTAAAGAATTCGATGGCGATTATGATATTGATGAATTACGCTTAATGCGAATTAAATTTATTAGTGAAGTAGCTAATTAG